From Desulfonauticus submarinus, the proteins below share one genomic window:
- a CDS encoding CoB--CoM heterodisulfide reductase iron-sulfur subunit A family protein, giving the protein MSNSILVVGGGFSGLTAALEAAEVGYEVFIVEKEPYLGGRVTQLNKYFPKLCPPTCGLEINFQRIKKNPKVKFFTLAEVTKVSGGPGNYEVTVKIKPRFVNNNCTACGKCVEACPVEREGEFDFGLGKTKAIYLPHPMAMPQRYVIDANVCSGTSCAKCVSACEYQAINLDEQEKEIVLNVGSIVIATGWKPYDVTKLTNLGSGEIKNAITNMQMERLASANGPTGGKILRPSDNKEPKKIAFVQCAGSRDQNHLNYCSYICCMASLKQCTYIREQYPDAEVVIYYIDLRAPGRYEKFLKRIQEDEKVKMVKGKVAKLEEDGEGNVIVTAEDIIDGVKKEETYDLVVLATGMQPSLDGVELPFNVETKEGFVVGGEEQGIFAAGCAKMPLDVMTSAETATGAALKAIQTLVRR; this is encoded by the coding sequence ATGAGTAACAGTATATTAGTTGTAGGCGGTGGCTTTAGCGGGCTTACAGCAGCCTTAGAAGCTGCCGAGGTTGGTTATGAGGTTTTTATTGTGGAAAAAGAGCCTTATTTGGGTGGACGGGTGACACAATTAAATAAATATTTCCCAAAACTGTGTCCTCCCACATGCGGTCTAGAAATTAACTTCCAAAGGATTAAGAAAAATCCAAAAGTTAAATTCTTTACTTTAGCTGAAGTTACAAAAGTAAGTGGTGGTCCAGGAAATTATGAAGTAACAGTTAAAATTAAACCGAGGTTTGTAAATAATAATTGTACAGCATGTGGCAAGTGTGTTGAGGCTTGTCCTGTAGAGCGAGAAGGTGAATTTGATTTTGGGTTGGGAAAGACTAAGGCAATTTATCTTCCCCATCCAATGGCAATGCCTCAACGTTATGTGATAGATGCAAATGTCTGCTCTGGTACCTCCTGTGCTAAGTGTGTAAGTGCTTGTGAATATCAAGCCATTAATTTAGATGAACAGGAAAAAGAAATAGTTTTAAATGTAGGTTCTATTGTAATAGCAACAGGCTGGAAGCCTTATGATGTGACAAAGCTTACTAATTTAGGTAGTGGTGAAATTAAAAATGCCATTACCAATATGCAGATGGAAAGGCTTGCTTCTGCTAATGGACCTACTGGTGGAAAAATCCTTCGTCCTTCAGATAATAAAGAGCCAAAAAAGATTGCCTTTGTTCAATGTGCTGGATCTAGAGACCAAAATCATTTAAATTATTGTTCTTATATCTGTTGTATGGCTTCTTTAAAACAGTGTACTTATATTAGAGAACAATATCCTGATGCTGAGGTGGTAATTTATTATATAGATCTTAGAGCTCCAGGGAGATATGAGAAATTTCTTAAAAGAATCCAAGAGGATGAAAAAGTTAAGATGGTAAAAGGGAAGGTGGCCAAGTTAGAAGAAGATGGAGAAGGAAATGTGATTGTTACTGCAGAAGATATTATTGATGGAGTAAAGAAAGAAGAAACTTATGATTTGGTTGTATTGGCCACAGGAATGCAGCCTTCTTTAGATGGAGTAGAATTACCCTTTAATGTTGAGACAAAAGAAGGTTTTGTTGTAGGTGGAGAAGAACAGGGAATTTTTGCCGCAGGTTGCGCCAAAATGCCTTTAGATGTTATGACTTCTGCTGAGACAGCAACTGGTGCGGCTTTAAAAGCTATTCAAACTTTGGTCAGGAGGTAA